The following proteins come from a genomic window of Pyxidicoccus sp. MSG2:
- a CDS encoding alpha/beta fold hydrolase: protein MKTPQPESDAKAFRYRTVDIDGLSIFVREAGDPSAPTLLLLHGFPSSSFMYRELMDALKDEFHVVAPDYPGFGHSSAPRRGEWPYTFEAITDVVDALTTRLGLERYALYVQDYGAPVGFRLAARHPERITGIVTQNGNAYEQGLTPLWAPIRALWANRNDAAAEAAVRGIFTREFRKMEHSTGIRDSSRVNPDAALLDQLLLERPGVADVQLDLFYDYRTNVAAYPVWQAYLRQHQPPLLAAWGKNDAGFAPEGALAFKQDVPGAEVHLLDSGHFALEDHGDVIASHVRGFLRRLS, encoded by the coding sequence ATGAAGACACCTCAGCCCGAGTCCGACGCGAAGGCGTTCCGCTACCGCACCGTGGACATCGACGGCCTCTCCATCTTCGTGCGCGAGGCCGGAGACCCGTCGGCCCCCACGCTCCTCCTGCTGCACGGCTTCCCCAGCTCGTCCTTCATGTACCGCGAGCTGATGGACGCGCTGAAGGACGAGTTCCACGTCGTCGCTCCGGACTACCCGGGCTTCGGCCACAGCTCGGCGCCGCGCCGGGGGGAGTGGCCCTACACGTTCGAGGCCATCACCGACGTGGTGGACGCGCTGACGACGCGGCTCGGGCTGGAGCGGTACGCGCTGTACGTCCAGGACTACGGCGCGCCCGTGGGCTTCCGGCTCGCGGCGCGGCACCCGGAGCGCATCACCGGCATCGTCACGCAGAACGGCAATGCCTACGAGCAGGGGCTGACGCCGCTGTGGGCTCCCATCCGCGCGCTGTGGGCGAACCGGAACGACGCGGCGGCGGAGGCGGCCGTGCGCGGCATCTTCACGCGCGAGTTCCGGAAGATGGAGCACTCGACGGGCATCCGGGACTCCAGCCGCGTCAACCCGGATGCGGCGCTGCTGGACCAGTTGCTGCTGGAGCGGCCCGGCGTGGCTGACGTGCAGCTCGACCTCTTCTACGACTACCGCACCAACGTCGCGGCCTACCCCGTGTGGCAGGCGTACCTGCGCCAGCACCAGCCGCCGCTGCTCGCGGCGTGGGGCAAGAATGATGCGGGCTTCGCCCCCGAGGGCGCGCTGGCCTTCAAGCAGGACGTGCCCGGCGCCGAGGTGCACCTGCTCGACAGCGGCCACTTCGCCCTGGAGGACCACGGCGACGTCATCGCCTCCCACGTGCGTGGCTTCCTGCGCCGCCTCTCCTGA
- a CDS encoding PLP-dependent aminotransferase family protein yields the protein MAATSLVLDGSTGAPLQEQLAEALRVAILAERLAPGTRLLSTRALAEQLDVSRNTVLNAYSRLLSEGYLVGQTGSGTFVAREPPERLLSVRRASTPVPEKRRVDAPALSKRGTAVATMPPLENPAAGMAPGRMAFRMGLPSLDGFPSELWGRLLHTRWQRSWRDLMSHVPAAGHPPLRRAVADYLATSRGVRCAPEQVLIVNGTQQALTLAAQVLLDPGDAVWVEDPGYVPAHGTLTAAGATRIPVPVDAEGLDVEAGRRLRPDARLAVVTPAHQFPLGVVMSERRRRALLDWAARSDAWVLEDDYDSEFRYEGRPLLALQGLAPDARVLYTGSFSKVLSPALRLGYLVVPESLVDAFCAARRYMDRHSPILDQAVLADFITQGHFSRHVRRMRVLYAARQQVLVEAARRELRGLLDVEPLHTGMHLVGWLPEGVDDREASERAARAGLVANPLSAFRLHGQGRGALLLGYACVPEKELVEGVSRLARALR from the coding sequence ATGGCGGCCACGTCGCTGGTGCTGGACGGGTCCACGGGCGCGCCCCTGCAGGAGCAGCTCGCGGAGGCGCTGCGCGTGGCCATCCTCGCGGAGCGGCTGGCCCCGGGCACGCGGCTGCTGTCCACGCGCGCGCTGGCGGAGCAGCTCGACGTGTCCCGCAACACGGTGCTCAACGCGTACTCGCGGCTGCTCTCGGAGGGCTACCTGGTGGGCCAGACGGGCTCGGGGACGTTCGTGGCCCGCGAGCCGCCGGAGCGGCTGCTCTCCGTGCGCCGCGCCTCCACCCCGGTGCCGGAGAAGCGCCGCGTGGATGCGCCCGCGCTGTCGAAGCGGGGCACCGCGGTGGCCACGATGCCGCCGCTGGAAAACCCCGCGGCCGGCATGGCCCCGGGACGCATGGCCTTCCGCATGGGCCTTCCCTCGCTGGACGGCTTCCCGAGCGAGCTGTGGGGCCGGCTGCTCCACACCCGCTGGCAGCGCTCGTGGCGGGACTTGATGTCGCACGTGCCCGCCGCGGGCCACCCGCCGCTGCGCCGCGCCGTCGCGGACTACCTCGCCACCTCGCGCGGCGTGCGCTGCGCGCCGGAGCAGGTGCTCATCGTCAACGGCACCCAGCAGGCGCTGACCCTGGCGGCGCAGGTGCTGCTGGACCCCGGCGACGCGGTATGGGTGGAGGACCCGGGCTACGTCCCCGCGCATGGCACACTCACCGCCGCGGGCGCCACGCGCATCCCCGTGCCCGTGGACGCGGAGGGGCTGGACGTGGAGGCGGGGCGCAGGCTGCGTCCGGACGCGCGGCTCGCCGTCGTCACGCCCGCGCACCAGTTTCCCCTCGGCGTGGTGATGAGCGAGCGGCGTCGCAGGGCGCTGCTGGACTGGGCGGCGCGCTCGGATGCGTGGGTGCTGGAGGACGACTACGACAGCGAGTTCCGCTACGAGGGGCGCCCGCTGCTCGCGCTCCAGGGGCTCGCTCCGGACGCCCGCGTCCTCTACACCGGCAGCTTCAGCAAGGTGCTGTCGCCCGCGCTGCGGCTGGGCTACCTCGTGGTGCCCGAGTCCCTGGTGGACGCCTTCTGCGCCGCCCGCCGGTACATGGACCGGCACTCGCCCATCCTCGACCAGGCGGTGCTCGCGGACTTCATCACCCAGGGCCACTTCAGCCGCCACGTGCGGCGCATGCGCGTGCTCTACGCCGCCCGGCAGCAGGTGCTCGTCGAGGCAGCCCGGCGCGAGCTGCGGGGGCTGCTGGACGTGGAGCCCCTGCACACGGGAATGCACCTGGTCGGCTGGCTCCCCGAGGGCGTGGACGACCGCGAGGCGTCGGAGCGCGCCGCCCGGGCGGGGCTGGTGGCGAACCCGCTCTCCGCCTTCCGGCTGCACGGGCAGGGGCGCGGGGCACTGCTGCTCGGCTACGCCTGCGTGCCGGAGAAGGAGCTCGTCGAAGGGGTGTCCCGGCTGGCGCGGGCCCTACGTTGA
- a CDS encoding LysR family transcriptional regulator produces MATFVRVAETRNFTRAARQLRTTASAVSKSVARLEQRLGVKLLDRTTRRVSLTQEGTLYYQRCVRILGEVSDAEAEVSQSLTKPRGRLRVTVPPIIGLRVLVPQLRHFRERYPDVQLELELEDTIVDLAAGSYDVALRMGEPADSRLKARRLAPIRYVLCASPEYLRRRGVPRAPAQLAEHDCIHFRFPSTGRLEPWALSVEGEDAPVHVPRTLVFNHPEAVQLVAMEGMGVAQLPELVAAPALASGQLVAVLREHLMERGAYWLLWPPGRERLPKLRAFIDFVGPLFR; encoded by the coding sequence ATGGCCACGTTCGTCCGCGTGGCGGAGACGCGGAACTTCACCCGGGCGGCGCGTCAGCTGCGGACGACGGCGTCGGCGGTGAGCAAGAGCGTGGCGCGGCTGGAGCAGCGGCTCGGCGTGAAGCTCCTCGACAGGACGACGCGCCGCGTGTCGCTCACCCAGGAAGGGACGCTCTACTACCAGCGCTGCGTGCGCATCCTCGGCGAGGTGAGCGACGCGGAGGCCGAGGTCTCCCAGAGCCTCACGAAGCCCCGGGGCCGGCTGCGCGTGACGGTGCCGCCCATCATCGGCCTGCGCGTGCTGGTTCCCCAGCTTCGCCACTTCCGCGAGCGGTATCCCGATGTGCAGCTGGAGCTGGAGCTGGAGGACACCATCGTGGACCTCGCCGCCGGCTCCTACGACGTCGCCCTCCGCATGGGCGAGCCCGCCGACTCCCGCCTCAAGGCCCGGCGGCTCGCGCCCATCCGCTACGTGCTGTGCGCGTCACCCGAGTACCTCCGCAGGCGCGGGGTGCCGCGCGCTCCCGCGCAGCTCGCGGAGCATGACTGCATCCACTTCCGCTTCCCTTCCACCGGGCGCCTCGAGCCGTGGGCACTCTCGGTGGAAGGCGAGGACGCGCCGGTGCACGTGCCCCGGACGCTGGTCTTCAACCACCCGGAGGCGGTGCAGCTGGTGGCGATGGAGGGGATGGGTGTCGCCCAGCTTCCGGAGCTCGTCGCGGCACCGGCGCTCGCGTCGGGCCAGCTCGTGGCCGTCCTGCGCGAGCACCTGATGGAGCGAGGGGCGTACTGGCTCCTGTGGCCACCGGGGCGCGAGCGACTCCCGAAGCTGCGGGCCTTCATCGACTTCGTCGGCCCGCTGTTCCGCTGA
- a CDS encoding SDR family NAD(P)-dependent oxidoreductase, with protein MTAPNPRLSSVLSPGHRALITGASGGIGESFARLLAARGLDLVLVARSEGKLRALATELSAAHGIRAEVLATDLSRPDAPRQLHAACEARGLPVDLLINNAGFGSLGPFDANPFEREHEQVMLNVTALMDLTHLFLPAMLARGTGGIINVASIAGYQPVPYMAVYAATKAFVLSFTEALWGETRERGVRVLALCPGPVETGFFDVVGTRDAAVGIMATPEDVAAAGLRGLEQGRASVIPGWRNRIQSSLPRIFSRTLTVRVAARMMKPRGPTAPKLAPGAAPARR; from the coding sequence ATGACCGCTCCGAATCCCCGTCTCTCCTCCGTCCTCTCCCCCGGCCACCGCGCCCTCATCACCGGTGCGTCCGGTGGCATCGGTGAGTCCTTCGCCCGCCTGCTGGCCGCGCGCGGCCTGGACCTCGTCCTGGTGGCGCGCTCGGAGGGCAAGCTCCGCGCGCTGGCCACCGAGCTGTCCGCGGCGCACGGCATCCGCGCGGAGGTGCTCGCCACGGACCTCAGCCGCCCGGATGCCCCGCGCCAGCTCCATGCCGCGTGCGAGGCGCGCGGCCTCCCCGTGGACCTGCTCATCAACAACGCGGGCTTCGGCTCCCTGGGGCCGTTCGACGCCAATCCCTTCGAGCGGGAGCACGAGCAGGTGATGCTCAACGTCACCGCGTTGATGGACCTCACCCACCTGTTCCTGCCCGCCATGCTCGCGCGCGGGACGGGTGGAATCATCAACGTGGCCTCCATCGCCGGCTACCAGCCAGTGCCGTACATGGCCGTGTACGCGGCAACCAAGGCCTTCGTCCTCTCGTTCACCGAGGCCCTGTGGGGCGAGACGCGCGAGCGCGGCGTGCGCGTGCTCGCGCTGTGCCCGGGTCCCGTGGAGACGGGCTTCTTCGACGTGGTGGGCACCCGTGATGCGGCCGTGGGCATCATGGCCACGCCCGAGGACGTCGCGGCGGCGGGCCTGCGGGGCCTGGAACAGGGCCGTGCCTCCGTCATTCCGGGCTGGCGCAACCGCATCCAGTCCTCCCTGCCCCGCATCTTCTCCAGGACGCTCACCGTCCGCGTCGCCGCGCGGATGATGAAGCCCCGTGGCCCCACGGCCCCCAAGCTGGCCCCGGGCGCGGCCCCCGCCCGCAGATAG
- a CDS encoding VOC family protein, translating into MASVPPGGDMHHSRLCAFVLDCKVDDLDAATEFWSRAFGRPANPPDADSPNYRELKTGDGEPMLLLQKVGHPSRVHLDIETDDIEAEVKRLEALGAKRVEFIKRWWVMEAPSGQRFCVVRPQRGPLEGRANVWGDEGP; encoded by the coding sequence ATGGCCTCCGTCCCTCCTGGAGGAGACATGCACCACAGCCGGCTGTGCGCATTCGTGTTGGATTGCAAGGTGGACGACCTGGACGCCGCCACGGAGTTCTGGAGCCGCGCCTTCGGCCGGCCCGCCAACCCGCCCGACGCCGACAGCCCCAACTACCGGGAGCTGAAGACGGGGGATGGGGAGCCGATGCTGCTGCTGCAGAAGGTGGGGCACCCCAGCCGCGTCCACCTGGACATTGAAACGGATGACATCGAAGCCGAGGTGAAGCGACTGGAGGCGCTGGGCGCGAAGCGGGTGGAGTTCATCAAGCGCTGGTGGGTGATGGAAGCGCCCTCCGGTCAGCGCTTCTGCGTCGTCCGGCCCCAGCGGGGGCCGCTCGAAGGACGGGCGAACGTGTGGGGCGACGAGGGCCCCTGA
- a CDS encoding DNA polymerase domain-containing protein, producing MEDEWLWGWDPTPGIVSVWAEPDGRAFVWRRQPGGGELVREDVRFRPWLLLSSLEDLAHLGARLRPEKEGPGPNVVTWEELEGPGALRYLVRANDGRSLTAAVLHGASRRLGRHFGHLRDLDANTALSLPPEEQYLTASGRTYFRDLAFDDLRRLQFDLETTGLDAEQDRIFLVALRDPAGGTEVLDARGGDDAAEADLIQRLMERIRVHDPDVIENHNLHGFDLPFLARRARVLDVPLSMGRAGSPGLRQRPASRGAVVGRGPAGRSDAMRRSRYTVPGRELIDTLDAVLRHDFSARDLPGHGLKVVAKHLGLAGPERELIPGAKVHEVFLKDPERVKRYARDDVHEAAGLARLLGGAAFALARMAPRRYERLADAGPATGVLDPLLVRAYLRAGAALPAHEEGDGTSHSGAALHLFATGVARHVVKADVASLYPSLMRQYRIGPKRDRLGALLALVDRLVDQRLAAKAKAKAAPPGSAERYTHEALSAAMKIVVNSAYGYMGAVGLTRFSDVHAANEVTRHGREVLALLCRELARRGVTLLEADTDGVYFAVPEDWRELDERRVVSEVAALLPPRVKLEFDGRYAAMLSHEPKNYALQPYEGPLVLRGVAFRSSRAEPFGEDFLRRALRCLLAGDIPGVRDAYVSTVMALRRRQVPTFDVSSRVRLTKSPSQYQAIRERRRELPYEAMLSGGRKDWAVGERVRIYRAIGGRAGLLPDPEDDSAASNPADARDYDVEYYVRLLRDTFAARLVRALTPEDFATVFDDPGQPSLFAPLLTNSRPVLNVVLDPRSVEPTEGGEAPPAS from the coding sequence ATGGAGGATGAGTGGCTCTGGGGATGGGACCCGACGCCGGGCATCGTCTCGGTATGGGCGGAGCCGGACGGTCGCGCCTTCGTGTGGCGGCGGCAACCCGGCGGGGGCGAGTTGGTGCGCGAGGACGTGCGCTTCCGACCCTGGCTCCTCCTGTCCTCGCTGGAGGACCTGGCGCACCTGGGGGCCCGGCTCCGTCCCGAGAAGGAGGGCCCCGGCCCGAATGTCGTGACGTGGGAGGAACTGGAGGGGCCGGGCGCGCTGCGCTACCTCGTCCGCGCGAATGACGGGCGCTCGCTGACGGCGGCGGTGCTGCACGGGGCGTCGCGGCGCCTGGGCCGTCACTTCGGGCACCTGCGTGATTTGGATGCGAACACGGCGCTGTCGCTGCCGCCCGAGGAGCAGTACCTCACCGCCTCCGGGCGCACGTACTTCCGCGACCTGGCCTTCGATGACCTGCGCCGCCTGCAGTTCGACCTGGAGACGACGGGCCTGGACGCGGAGCAGGACCGAATCTTCCTCGTGGCACTCCGAGATCCGGCGGGCGGGACGGAGGTGCTCGACGCGCGGGGCGGCGACGATGCCGCCGAGGCGGACCTCATCCAGCGGTTGATGGAGCGCATCCGCGTCCACGACCCGGACGTCATCGAGAACCACAACCTGCACGGCTTCGACCTGCCCTTCCTCGCGCGCCGCGCGCGGGTGCTGGACGTGCCGCTCTCCATGGGACGCGCGGGCTCACCGGGACTGCGCCAGCGCCCGGCCTCGCGCGGGGCCGTGGTGGGACGCGGGCCGGCGGGGCGCTCCGATGCCATGCGCCGCAGCCGGTACACCGTGCCGGGCCGTGAGCTCATCGACACGTTGGACGCCGTGCTCCGGCACGACTTCTCCGCGAGGGACCTCCCCGGCCACGGGCTCAAGGTGGTGGCGAAGCACCTGGGCCTCGCGGGGCCCGAGCGCGAGCTCATCCCCGGAGCGAAGGTCCACGAGGTCTTCCTGAAGGACCCGGAGCGGGTGAAGCGCTATGCACGTGACGACGTGCACGAGGCCGCGGGCCTCGCGCGCCTGCTGGGAGGCGCCGCCTTCGCGCTGGCCCGCATGGCGCCGCGCCGCTACGAGCGCCTCGCGGACGCGGGGCCCGCCACCGGCGTGCTGGACCCGCTGTTGGTGCGGGCCTACCTGCGCGCGGGGGCGGCGCTGCCCGCGCACGAGGAGGGGGACGGCACGTCGCACAGCGGCGCGGCGCTGCACCTGTTCGCCACCGGCGTCGCGCGGCACGTGGTGAAGGCGGACGTCGCCAGCCTGTACCCGTCCCTGATGCGCCAGTACCGCATCGGCCCGAAGCGGGACAGGCTCGGCGCGCTGCTGGCGCTGGTGGACCGGCTCGTGGACCAGCGGCTGGCCGCGAAGGCGAAGGCGAAGGCAGCACCGCCCGGCTCGGCGGAGCGCTACACGCACGAGGCGCTCTCCGCGGCGATGAAGATTGTCGTCAACTCGGCCTACGGCTACATGGGCGCGGTGGGGCTCACGCGCTTCTCGGACGTGCACGCCGCCAACGAGGTGACGCGGCACGGGCGCGAGGTGCTGGCGCTGCTGTGCCGCGAACTGGCGCGGCGGGGCGTCACGCTGCTGGAGGCCGACACGGACGGCGTGTACTTCGCGGTGCCGGAGGACTGGCGCGAATTGGACGAGCGGCGCGTGGTCTCCGAGGTCGCCGCGCTGCTGCCGCCCCGCGTGAAGCTGGAGTTCGACGGGCGCTACGCGGCGATGCTGTCCCACGAGCCGAAGAACTACGCGCTGCAGCCGTATGAGGGGCCGCTCGTCCTGCGGGGCGTGGCCTTCCGCTCCAGCCGGGCGGAGCCCTTCGGCGAGGACTTCCTGCGCCGCGCGCTGCGCTGCCTGCTGGCGGGCGACATCCCTGGCGTGCGCGACGCCTATGTCTCCACGGTGATGGCGCTGCGCAGGCGGCAGGTCCCCACCTTCGACGTGTCCTCGCGGGTGCGGTTGACGAAGAGCCCGTCGCAGTACCAGGCCATCCGTGAGCGCCGCCGCGAGTTGCCCTACGAGGCCATGCTCTCGGGCGGGCGGAAGGACTGGGCCGTGGGCGAGCGCGTGCGCATCTACCGCGCGATTGGCGGACGCGCGGGGCTGCTCCCGGACCCCGAGGACGACAGCGCCGCCAGCAACCCGGCGGACGCGCGCGACTACGACGTCGAGTACTACGTGAGGCTGCTGCGGGACACGTTCGCCGCCCGGTTGGTGCGAGCGCTGACACCCGAGGACTTCGCGACGGTGTTCGACGACCCCGGCCAGCCGTCCCTCTTCGCGCCGCTGCTCACCAATTCCCGGCCGGTGCTCAACGTGGTGCTCGACCCGCGGAGCGTGGAGCCGACCGAGGGCGGTGAGGCCCCGCCCGCGAGCTAG
- a CDS encoding TetR/AcrR family transcriptional regulator — MARPVTIQDEDILKAAREVFLERGMRATSLEIAERAKVSPGILFKRFKTKEALFRAAMAPQGDPEHLLPIDLDARVGKGSVEDTLVELGTHLLEQFSSFTPTTMMAWSNRPDAEEGPRTQHPMASASERSARRTRKVAEYLAAEARLGRLRDGDFDIVAQTFIGALWHHNFLQVVVDKVRKQPAAQQAYVRGVVHSLWVGLAPERPPRR; from the coding sequence ATGGCCCGGCCCGTCACCATCCAGGACGAAGACATCCTCAAGGCCGCGCGCGAGGTGTTCCTCGAGCGCGGCATGCGCGCGACGAGCCTGGAAATCGCCGAGCGCGCGAAGGTCTCCCCGGGCATCCTCTTCAAGCGCTTCAAGACGAAGGAGGCGCTCTTCCGCGCGGCGATGGCGCCGCAGGGAGACCCCGAGCACCTGCTCCCCATCGACCTGGACGCCCGGGTGGGCAAGGGCAGCGTCGAGGACACGCTCGTGGAGTTGGGCACGCACCTGCTGGAGCAGTTCTCCAGCTTCACGCCCACGACGATGATGGCCTGGAGCAACCGCCCGGACGCCGAGGAGGGCCCGCGCACCCAGCACCCGATGGCGAGCGCCTCGGAGCGCTCCGCGCGGAGGACGCGCAAGGTGGCGGAGTACCTCGCCGCCGAGGCCCGCCTGGGGCGCCTTCGCGACGGCGACTTCGACATCGTCGCGCAGACCTTCATCGGCGCCCTGTGGCACCACAACTTCCTGCAGGTGGTCGTCGACAAGGTGCGCAAGCAGCCCGCCGCGCAGCAGGCGTATGTCCGCGGCGTGGTCCACTCCCTCTGGGTGGGCCTGGCCCCCGAGCGCCCTCCCCGGCGCTGA
- a CDS encoding SDR family oxidoreductase → MILITGATGNIGSELVQQLSAQGAPLRIVTRDERKVSHLDARIERIIGNLGERATVQRAVQGVERLFMVTLLTGEGDTADPMLIEEARRAGVRHVVKVSSLGTSGNSRMGRQHREKERLIEESGMAWTFLRPGSFMSNALQWSGPIRAQGKVFTPTAEGRVAPIDPKDIAAVAAVALTSSGHEGHIYELTGPELLSAHDQVRILSGVLGRPIQCVDVPVTVAGENVRKSGAPEWMVEGLMELWTAIRSGNGGILKHDVQRVTGRPAHTFEQWCQEHRAAYS, encoded by the coding sequence ATGATCCTCATCACCGGAGCGACGGGAAACATCGGCAGTGAGCTGGTCCAGCAGTTGTCGGCACAGGGGGCGCCGCTTCGCATCGTCACGCGTGACGAGCGGAAGGTGTCCCACCTGGATGCCCGCATCGAGCGAATCATCGGCAACCTCGGCGAGCGCGCCACCGTCCAGCGCGCGGTGCAGGGCGTGGAACGCCTGTTCATGGTCACCCTGCTGACCGGCGAAGGCGACACCGCGGACCCGATGCTCATCGAGGAGGCCCGGCGGGCGGGCGTCCGACACGTGGTGAAGGTCTCCTCGCTGGGCACCTCGGGGAACAGCCGCATGGGCCGGCAGCATCGGGAGAAGGAGCGCCTCATCGAGGAGTCCGGCATGGCGTGGACGTTCCTCCGGCCGGGCTCGTTCATGTCCAACGCGCTCCAGTGGAGCGGGCCCATCCGCGCCCAGGGGAAGGTGTTCACCCCGACGGCGGAGGGCCGGGTGGCGCCCATCGACCCGAAGGACATCGCGGCGGTCGCGGCGGTGGCACTCACCTCCTCCGGCCACGAAGGGCACATCTACGAGCTGACCGGACCGGAGTTGCTGAGCGCGCATGACCAGGTGCGCATCCTGTCGGGCGTCCTCGGCCGGCCCATCCAGTGCGTGGACGTGCCCGTCACCGTCGCGGGGGAGAACGTCCGCAAGTCCGGCGCGCCCGAGTGGATGGTGGAGGGACTGATGGAGCTGTGGACCGCCATCCGGTCCGGCAACGGCGGCATCCTGAAGCATGACGTCCAGCGCGTCACCGGCCGCCCGGCTCACACCTTCGAGCAGTGGTGCCAGGAGCACCGCGCCGCGTACTCCTGA
- a CDS encoding TetR/AcrR family transcriptional regulator, with amino-acid sequence MTSSTPLASRRKPRQSRAQATCDAIITATAQILVRDGYDAASTNHVARVAGVSVGSVYQYFSSKEALVMAVMERYRQEGLTDLEEGFARVSGETLREALQLLIRQLLATKAANPRLHQVLVEQLPRMRQLQQVDPYAVRMLRLVRTFLEPHARTLRPRSLDMAAFIIFNAVESLTHVALADRPEYLTDEDFADELCALVVGYLQPERQEVKRGGRPPVRTPRPRPVAARKARAPGKR; translated from the coding sequence ATGACGTCCAGCACCCCGCTCGCCTCTCGGAGGAAGCCGCGCCAGTCCCGTGCGCAGGCGACGTGTGACGCCATCATTACCGCGACTGCTCAGATTCTCGTCAGGGATGGGTACGACGCCGCGAGCACCAACCACGTCGCGCGCGTTGCGGGCGTGAGCGTGGGCTCGGTGTACCAGTACTTCTCCAGCAAGGAGGCGCTGGTGATGGCGGTGATGGAGCGCTACCGGCAGGAGGGCCTCACCGACCTGGAGGAGGGCTTCGCCCGGGTGTCCGGCGAGACGCTGCGGGAGGCGCTCCAGTTGCTCATCCGCCAGTTGCTCGCGACGAAGGCCGCGAACCCGCGGCTGCACCAGGTGCTGGTGGAGCAGCTCCCCCGGATGCGGCAACTCCAGCAGGTGGACCCCTACGCCGTGCGCATGCTCCGGCTGGTGCGCACCTTCCTGGAGCCACACGCCCGGACGCTGCGTCCACGGAGCCTGGACATGGCGGCCTTCATCATCTTCAACGCCGTGGAGTCGCTCACCCACGTGGCGCTGGCGGACCGCCCCGAGTACCTCACCGATGAGGACTTCGCGGACGAGTTGTGCGCGCTGGTGGTCGGCTACCTCCAGCCGGAGCGGCAAGAGGTGAAGCGCGGCGGGCGCCCACCGGTACGGACACCCCGGCCGCGCCCCGTCGCCGCCCGCAAGGCGCGCGCGCCTGGGAAGCGGTAG
- a CDS encoding cold-shock protein — MATGTVKWFNDSKGFGFIAQDNGGPDVFCHHSAIQSDGFRTLAEGQKVEFEAKKGPKGLQAENVRIVG, encoded by the coding sequence ATGGCGACTGGCACCGTGAAGTGGTTCAACGACTCGAAGGGCTTTGGCTTCATCGCCCAGGACAACGGCGGCCCTGACGTGTTCTGCCACCACAGCGCGATCCAATCGGATGGGTTCCGGACCCTGGCCGAGGGCCAGAAGGTGGAGTTCGAGGCGAAGAAGGGCCCCAAGGGCCTTCAGGCCGAGAACGTCCGCATCGTTGGCTGA
- a CDS encoding helix-turn-helix transcriptional regulator, which produces MQRTERLFALAEYLRGRRTGVTAETLAERFGVTIRTIYRDLDALRAAAMPLAAERGRGGGYALDRSYSLPPVNFTAREAALIVALGRFAIDMRLMPFTDTLESALDKVRSALSTSAQRELLTRLKELSFLGVPSLPAKKAVREAIERAWFEQQPIRITYVDGNYLETKRDVRIMSVIMDRHETRIDAVELDKDERRPFRLDRITHAEVLRTTP; this is translated from the coding sequence ATGCAGCGGACCGAGCGTCTCTTCGCCCTCGCCGAATACCTCCGGGGTCGCCGCACCGGAGTCACCGCGGAGACCCTCGCCGAGCGCTTCGGCGTCACCATCCGGACGATTTATCGGGACCTGGATGCCCTGCGCGCCGCGGCGATGCCGCTCGCCGCCGAGCGGGGACGCGGGGGCGGCTACGCGCTGGACCGGAGCTACAGCCTGCCGCCGGTGAACTTCACCGCGCGCGAGGCGGCCCTCATCGTCGCGCTGGGGCGCTTCGCCATCGACATGCGCCTGATGCCCTTCACCGACACGCTGGAGTCCGCGCTCGACAAGGTGCGCTCCGCGTTGTCCACGTCCGCGCAGCGCGAGCTGCTCACGCGGCTGAAGGAGCTGTCGTTCCTCGGCGTGCCGTCGCTCCCCGCGAAGAAGGCCGTGCGCGAGGCGATAGAGCGCGCGTGGTTCGAGCAGCAGCCCATCCGCATCACCTACGTGGATGGCAACTACCTGGAGACGAAGCGCGACGTGCGCATCATGTCCGTCATCATGGACCGGCACGAGACGCGCATCGACGCCGTCGAGCTGGACAAGGACGAGCGCCGCCCCTTCCGACTGGACCGCATCACCCACGCCGAGGTGCTGCGCACCACGCCGTGA
- a CDS encoding TetR/AcrR family transcriptional regulator, with translation MFGLPWFDLIVAPVRMKNEEGTRDRLLRAAAGLVREQGPEALTLGAVARRAFVGPGALRYHFGGKRGLVEALEARRVLQGPSSPHTFARPSSGPRWGRTTQKR, from the coding sequence ATGTTCGGGCTGCCGTGGTTCGACCTCATCGTCGCGCCGGTGCGCATGAAGAACGAGGAGGGGACGCGCGACAGGTTGCTGCGGGCCGCGGCGGGGCTCGTGCGGGAGCAGGGCCCCGAGGCGCTGACGCTCGGGGCCGTCGCCAGGCGCGCTTTTGTAGGCCCGGGCGCGCTGCGCTACCACTTCGGGGGCAAGCGGGGCCTGGTGGAGGCGCTGGAGGCCCGACGGGTGCTTCAGGGGCCCTCGTCGCCCCACACGTTCGCCCGTCCTTCGAGCGGCCCCCGCTGGGGCCGGACGACGCAGAAGCGCTGA